The Ornithinimicrobium faecis region GACCTGGACGGCGACGAAGACCGAGCCGAAGAGGTAGGTCAGGACGAACCACTCGCGCATGCCCCACTTGCGGAAGTCGAGCAGACCACCGGACCGGGAGACCTTGCCCTCCTCGGCGCGGAACACACCAAACTGGCACCACGCGGAGGAGATGACCAGGATCAGGGTGTTGGTCAGCGCGAAGGGCACGTTGAGCAGGGCAGTCTTCTCGTCCCACAGCTCGGTGGAGACGGCGCGGATTGTGAAGTACATCGCGAACAGGCCCGCAAAGAACATGATCTCGCTGCCCAGCCACACCATCACGCCGACCTGGGTCATGTTGGGTCGGGTCGCTGGTCCCTGGGTCGCCTCCAGGGGACGCC contains the following coding sequences:
- a CDS encoding aa3-type cytochrome oxidase subunit III, which produces MTTAATSGAPGRPLEATQGPATRPNMTQVGVMVWLGSEIMFFAGLFAMYFTIRAVSTELWDEKTALLNVPFALTNTLILVISSAWCQFGVFRAEEGKVSRSGGLLDFRKWGMREWFVLTYLFGSVFVAVQVWEYATLISEGVMLNSDPYGSVFYITTGFHGIHVSGGLIAFLLIIGRSFTAKRYTHAQKVGAHVVSYYWHFVDVVWVALFFIIYVLQ